The sequence below is a genomic window from Fusobacterium varium.
TTTCTTCAAAATAATCTTCACTTATTTCAATTACTTTTGGAATATAGTTAATTATTTTTTCTAACTCTTTTAAATAACTCTCAAACTTTTCTTTAGAAATATTTTTTCTACTTTCACCCAAAAATATTCCCAACAAGAAAATATTTAATAATGTTGCAGAAAATCCCTTAGTTACAAACCCAACTTTCTCTATTCCAAAGTTTAAATTTAAAATCAAATCTGAATATTCTATAACTGGACTTTCATTATCTGAAGTTATAGTTAAAGTTTTTATTTTAGAATTTTCCTTTATATATTTTAAGGCTTCTATTGTAGAACTGCTTTTTCCACTTTGGGTTATAGCAATTACCAAGTCTAAATCACTATCTATTTTTTCATAGTTATAAAAGTTAAAAGGCTCTTTTATATCTATAAAACAATCTAAAATATCTTCTAAAAAATATTTTGTTGTCTGAGCTGCATTCATAGATGAACCAGTAGCTAAGATTAAAACTCTCTTTATAGCTTTTGTTCCTAATTCATCTATAACTTTAGAATTGCTTTCCCTAAATTCTTTCAATATTTTTAGTAATACTTCTTTTTCTTCATAAATATTAGATAGCATTGTTTCCATAGCTTACCTCTCTAATTTAAATTAGAATATTCCAATAAGAGAACCGATGATTCCTACTATTGCCATTCCTAGTAATATCATTAATGGTTTTACTTTTTTACCAAGAAGATAATAAACAGCTCCAAAGGCTCCTAGTTGTAATATACCTGGCATAATATCATTCAATATTCCTTGAACTTCAATTTTATTTTCTCCACTAACAAAACTTAATGGTGTGCTAATGTCTATCATTCTAGCAGCCATAGCCCCTATAACTACTAATCCTAAAATCGAAGCTCCAAATGTTAACTTTTCCATAGTTCCATTTTTTTGTAATTTACTTAAGAACTCTATTCCCAATTTATATCCTAATTTTACAAGTAAAAATCTTATTATTATGT
It includes:
- a CDS encoding SIS domain-containing protein; protein product: METMLSNIYEEKEVLLKILKEFRESNSKVIDELGTKAIKRVLILATGSSMNAAQTTKYFLEDILDCFIDIKEPFNFYNYEKIDSDLDLVIAITQSGKSSSTIEALKYIKENSKIKTLTITSDNESPVIEYSDLILNLNFGIEKVGFVTKGFSATLLNIFLLGIFLGESRKNISKEKFESYLKELEKIINYIPKVIEISEDYFEENKEILKATDRFVAIGYGGALGVAKEFETKFTETVRCPSQGFELEAYMHGPYLEANKNHIIFYLENDGKLKNRMKNLREYMDSYIKKSILIGLNNGDINISLEEKIDEHLVLLLLVVPIQLMSYKIATFKGINLGIRIFDDFDKVLKSKI